GTAGCTACGTGGGGGCGAGCGGCCGGGTGGACGGCGGTCTCGGGAACCGGGTGGCCGGATGGCCGGGTGACCCGGCGTAAGCTTGCCACCTCCCAGGCGGTGTGCTAAAATGAGTCCTGGTTCGTTATGGAGTCTTTCGTAAGCGGGCAGCATGGGGGGTGGCAGGCTTTGCGGACGGCACTCATAGTCTTCCAGTTCATCGTGTCGATCGCCCTCATCGTTGTTGTGCTCCTCCAGTCCAGCAAGGGCGAGGGGCTCGGATCCATCGGTGGCGGCGGGCAGCTCTTCTTCGCGAAGAACAAGGGCTGGGAGGACCTCCTGAGCAAGATCACGACGGTTGTCGCAGTGGTCTTTCTCGCGTCGTCGGTGCTGCTCACCGTCGTTAGATAGAAGAAGCCTCGGCC
The sequence above is drawn from the Bacillota bacterium genome and encodes:
- the secG gene encoding preprotein translocase subunit SecG; this translates as MESFVSGQHGGWQALRTALIVFQFIVSIALIVVVLLQSSKGEGLGSIGGGGQLFFAKNKGWEDLLSKITTVVAVVFLASSVLLTVVR